A region from the Paludicola sp. MB14-C6 genome encodes:
- the dnaK gene encoding molecular chaperone DnaK, whose protein sequence is MGKIIGIDLGTTNSCVAVMEGGEAVVIANSEGARTTPSVVAFSKTGERMVGQVAKRQAVTNSDRTISSVKRHMGSNYKVAIDGKDHTPQEISAMILQKLKADAEAYLGEKVTEAVITVPAYFSDAQRQATKDAGQIAGLDVKRIINEPTAAALAYGVDKEQDQKIMVYDLGGGTFDVSIIEMGDGVQEVLATAGNNKLGGDDFDERVVNWLADEFRRENGIDLKADKMALQRLKEAAEKAKIELSGMTQAAINLPFITADATGPKHLDMTLTRAKFNELTADLVEATMGPVRQALQDSGLSASELNKVLMVGGSSRIPAVQDAVKGLIGKDPFKGINPDECVALGAAIQGGVLGGEVKGLLLLDVTPLSLGIETMGGVSTKIIERNTTIPTKKSQVFSTAADGQTSVEIHILQGEREFAKDNKTLGMFRLDGIPAAPRGVPQIEVTFDIDANGIVHVSAKDLGTGQEQKITITSSTSMSKEDIDQAVKNAEAFAAEDKKKREEVDIRNGADQMIFQCEKALKEMGDKVTEAEKNGINAKIEALKTALKGDNIDDIKAKQEELQKDFYAISEKLYAQAQQAAGQQPGGQSNNGGTNTTGGNADYVDADFTEVKDDENK, encoded by the coding sequence ATGGGAAAAATTATTGGTATTGACTTAGGTACAACAAACTCATGTGTAGCTGTAATGGAAGGTGGCGAAGCAGTTGTAATTGCAAACTCTGAAGGTGCAAGAACAACTCCATCCGTAGTTGCATTTTCAAAAACTGGCGAAAGAATGGTTGGTCAAGTTGCAAAGCGTCAAGCTGTTACAAACTCAGATAGAACAATCAGCTCTGTCAAACGTCATATGGGATCTAACTATAAAGTAGCGATTGACGGAAAAGACCATACACCACAAGAAATTTCTGCTATGATTTTACAAAAACTAAAAGCAGACGCAGAAGCTTACTTAGGCGAAAAAGTTACTGAAGCAGTTATCACTGTTCCTGCATACTTCTCTGATGCACAACGTCAAGCTACTAAAGATGCTGGCCAAATTGCTGGTTTAGATGTAAAACGTATCATCAATGAGCCAACTGCTGCAGCATTAGCTTACGGTGTTGATAAAGAGCAAGATCAAAAAATTATGGTATATGACTTAGGCGGCGGTACATTCGACGTTTCCATTATTGAAATGGGCGATGGTGTTCAAGAAGTTTTAGCTACTGCAGGTAATAACAAACTTGGCGGTGACGATTTCGACGAAAGAGTTGTAAACTGGTTAGCAGACGAATTCAGACGTGAAAACGGAATTGATTTAAAAGCTGATAAAATGGCATTACAACGTTTAAAAGAAGCTGCAGAAAAAGCAAAAATTGAGCTTTCAGGTATGACTCAAGCAGCAATCAACTTACCATTTATTACTGCTGATGCAACTGGTCCTAAGCATTTAGATATGACATTAACAAGAGCAAAATTCAATGAATTAACTGCTGATTTAGTAGAAGCAACAATGGGCCCTGTTCGTCAAGCTCTTCAAGATTCCGGCCTTTCTGCTTCTGAATTAAATAAAGTATTGATGGTTGGTGGTTCTTCAAGAATCCCTGCTGTTCAAGATGCTGTAAAAGGCTTAATCGGAAAAGATCCATTTAAAGGTATTAACCCTGATGAATGTGTAGCTTTAGGTGCTGCAATTCAAGGTGGTGTACTTGGTGGAGAAGTAAAAGGTCTATTATTATTAGACGTAACTCCATTATCCTTAGGTATTGAGACTATGGGTGGCGTTTCTACTAAGATTATCGAAAGAAATACAACTATTCCGACTAAGAAATCTCAAGTATTCTCAACTGCTGCAGACGGTCAAACTTCTGTTGAAATTCATATTCTACAAGGTGAACGTGAATTTGCAAAAGACAACAAAACTCTTGGTATGTTCCGTCTAGATGGTATTCCAGCTGCTCCACGTGGTGTTCCACAAATCGAAGTTACTTTTGATATTGATGCAAACGGTATCGTTCACGTTTCAGCAAAAGATTTAGGAACAGGTCAAGAACAAAAAATTACGATTACTTCATCAACAAGTATGTCTAAAGAAGATATTGATCAAGCTGTTAAAAATGCAGAAGCATTTGCTGCAGAAGATAAGAAAAAGAGAGAAGAAGTTGATATTCGCAATGGCGCTGACCAAATGATTTTCCAATGTGAAAAAGCACTAAAAGAAATGGGCGATAAAGTTACTGAGGCTGAGAAAAACGGTATCAACGCTAAAATCGAAGCTCTAAAAACTGCATTAAAAGGCGACAATATTGATGATATTAAAGCAAAACAAGAAGAACTACAAAAAGACTTCTATGCAATTTCTGAAAAGTTATACGCACAAGCACAACAAGCTGCAGGTCAACAACCTGGCGGTCAATCAAATAACGGTGGTACTAATACAACAGGCGGAAATGCTGATTATGTAGACGCAGACTTCACAGAAGTAAAAGACGACGAAAATAAATAA
- the dnaJ gene encoding molecular chaperone DnaJ, translating into MAENKRDYYEVLGVQKGANDDEIKKAYRKEAKKYHPDLNPDNKEAERKFKEVNEAYEVLSDSQKRARYDQFGHAGVDPNFGAGGAGAGGFGGGFDFGDLGDLFEGFFGGGFGGSSRRANPNAPRRGNDLHTSYTIGFFDACKGVKKDIEIAKMDSCPDCHGSGAQAGTQAQTCPECGGSGQVRVTQRTPLGAISTSKTCTRCSGKGKIINNPCTKCGGNGRVRVTKKISVDIPAGIDDGQTIALRGQGDNGINGGPAGDLNITITVRPDTLFRRDGYDIWCEIPVTYMQAVFGDELTVPTIDGKVKYTIPEGTQPGTVFRLRGKGVQRLNGRGNGDQFVEVTVEVPKGLNKTQKDALKSFEESLTDKQYEKRKGFFDKIKDMFD; encoded by the coding sequence TTGGCTGAAAATAAACGAGATTATTATGAAGTCTTAGGTGTACAAAAGGGCGCCAATGATGATGAAATAAAAAAAGCGTATCGTAAAGAAGCAAAAAAATATCATCCGGATTTAAATCCTGATAATAAAGAAGCAGAACGTAAATTTAAAGAAGTAAATGAAGCTTATGAAGTATTATCTGATAGTCAAAAAAGAGCACGTTATGACCAATTTGGTCATGCAGGCGTAGATCCAAACTTTGGTGCTGGCGGTGCTGGTGCTGGTGGTTTTGGCGGCGGATTCGATTTTGGGGATTTAGGAGATCTATTTGAAGGATTCTTTGGTGGCGGCTTTGGTGGTTCATCAAGAAGAGCAAATCCAAATGCACCAAGAAGAGGCAATGACTTACATACAAGCTATACAATCGGTTTTTTTGATGCTTGTAAGGGTGTAAAAAAAGATATAGAAATTGCAAAGATGGATTCTTGTCCGGATTGTCATGGTAGTGGTGCACAAGCAGGAACACAAGCCCAAACTTGTCCTGAATGTGGCGGAAGCGGTCAAGTAAGAGTTACACAAAGAACACCGTTAGGTGCTATATCGACTTCAAAAACTTGTACTCGTTGTAGTGGTAAAGGTAAGATAATCAATAATCCATGTACAAAATGTGGCGGTAATGGACGTGTAAGGGTAACCAAGAAAATTTCTGTGGACATTCCGGCAGGCATTGATGACGGTCAAACAATAGCACTTCGTGGTCAAGGCGATAATGGAATCAATGGTGGCCCAGCTGGTGATTTAAATATCACAATTACTGTTCGTCCTGATACATTATTCCGTCGCGATGGTTATGATATTTGGTGTGAAATCCCTGTAACATATATGCAAGCGGTATTTGGCGATGAGCTAACTGTTCCAACGATTGATGGAAAAGTAAAATATACAATTCCAGAAGGCACGCAACCAGGAACAGTATTCCGTTTAAGAGGAAAAGGTGTACAACGCTTAAATGGTAGAGGAAATGGTGACCAATTTGTTGAAGTAACTGTTGAAGTGCCAAAAGGATTGAACAAAACACAAAAAGATGCGCTGAAATCATTTGAAGAATCTTTAACAGATAAGCAATATGAAAAACGAAAAGGATTCTTTGATAAAATAAAAGATATGTTTGATTAA
- a CDS encoding GNAT family N-acetyltransferase gives MDTQILNCETQYAKCFCHLYEDETVIRIRDSELEDMYYHNYTNIKQSNKTNLIDIIKTEIQIRKQEQKDFCNVFIWDNYDNSLLTSFNEKPDVSRNGFYLFDISEFPKMVGRDDCYVEKVVSQNMIEDILYCNLQLDEEILGKHFCQRRCYRRSKVYLSDDGVNSYVCYYNGKPVGNCDLFVHKNTAKIEDFTVIPNQQRKGFGTAILKSLINIALKAGCDKIYLVTDEEDTAKNMYQKIGFHKIGERLDLFFKL, from the coding sequence ATGGATACACAAATATTAAATTGTGAAACGCAATATGCAAAATGTTTTTGTCATTTATACGAAGACGAAACTGTAATTCGTATTCGTGATAGCGAACTAGAAGATATGTATTATCATAATTATACGAATATCAAGCAAAGCAACAAAACAAACCTTATTGATATTATTAAAACTGAAATTCAAATCAGAAAGCAAGAACAAAAAGATTTTTGCAATGTTTTTATATGGGATAACTATGATAATTCTTTACTCACATCCTTCAACGAAAAACCGGATGTGAGCAGAAACGGATTTTATCTATTTGACATCTCTGAATTTCCTAAAATGGTAGGAAGAGATGATTGCTATGTTGAAAAAGTGGTTAGCCAGAACATGATAGAGGATATTTTGTACTGTAATTTACAGCTTGATGAAGAGATTCTGGGAAAACATTTTTGTCAACGAAGATGTTATCGACGTAGTAAAGTGTATTTATCAGATGATGGAGTTAATTCCTATGTGTGCTATTATAACGGAAAGCCTGTAGGAAATTGTGATTTATTTGTACATAAGAATACGGCTAAAATTGAGGATTTTACAGTTATTCCGAACCAGCAACGGAAAGGATTTGGTACCGCAATTTTAAAATCGTTAATCAATATCGCACTTAAAGCTGGTTGTGATAAAATTTATTTGGTAACGGACGAAGAGGATACTGCAAAAAATATGTACCAAAAGATTGGATTTCACAAAATAGGCGAACGATTGGATTTGTTTTTTAAACTGTAA
- a CDS encoding SGNH/GDSL hydrolase family protein codes for MSKTVKIMMYVTIIVVSLSASLILLMCMPTCKYCGNKFCFGGCTIVYEDNREKSPNLTYGKKTNQPSTRLSSTKRANDSYLDKLTFIGDSRTVALKTHANIPQNQIFAENGLNHEQAMTDKVVKLQDYKSVTIPKAVETVAPSIMIVNFGVNGVGWMSEDTFMQSYETFINEIMKRSPNSIVVIESIMPVSVNYDGTNKVTNDKIDRVNDRLYELAKKKGLYYMATNEALKNEYNALDSRFDSGDGLHYNKTAYEVIVDYFLTHAIIKK; via the coding sequence TTGTCTAAAACAGTTAAAATAATGATGTATGTAACAATTATTGTTGTATCCCTTAGTGCAAGTTTAATTCTACTCATGTGTATGCCTACTTGTAAATATTGCGGTAATAAATTTTGCTTTGGAGGATGCACAATAGTATATGAAGATAACCGTGAAAAAAGTCCAAATTTAACATATGGAAAAAAGACTAATCAGCCTTCAACACGACTATCCTCAACGAAAAGGGCAAATGATAGTTATCTAGATAAGTTAACTTTCATTGGTGACTCAAGAACTGTAGCACTAAAAACTCATGCAAATATTCCGCAAAACCAAATATTTGCGGAAAATGGCTTAAATCACGAACAGGCAATGACAGATAAAGTTGTAAAACTGCAAGATTATAAATCAGTAACTATTCCTAAAGCAGTAGAAACAGTTGCCCCTTCTATAATGATTGTAAACTTTGGAGTGAATGGAGTTGGATGGATGAGCGAGGATACGTTTATGCAATCTTATGAAACATTCATTAATGAAATAATGAAGCGTTCTCCAAATTCTATTGTGGTAATTGAATCTATTATGCCGGTATCAGTTAACTATGACGGAACAAATAAAGTTACAAATGATAAAATTGATAGGGTTAATGATCGATTGTACGAATTGGCAAAGAAAAAAGGTTTATATTATATGGCAACAAACGAAGCTTTAAAGAATGAATATAATGCATTGGACTCTCGATTTGATTCCGGAGATGGATTACATTACAATAAAACAGCGTATGAAGTAATTGTTGATTATTTCTTAACGCATGCTATTATAAAAAAATAA
- a CDS encoding MBL fold metallo-hydrolase produces MKLTYFGTAAAEGWPALYCNCDSCKTARKLKGKDIRTRCQALVNDDLLLDFPPDTYLHVLNYGLDLDKVTDIVVTHAHEDHLYVQDLANRQIGYCPVRAPHMLNLHGNERVKELFDDLHKLPYNESLETVVQMHVLEEYKPYKIANYTVYPMVADHSNLEKCFIYVIVDQDGKSLLYAHDTGYLKEEVWEFLKKFKLDLVSLDCNHGKLESERNHMGIECCAKVKQRLIDGGYTKPDTKFVVHHFSHNCKFLSHEEIEQAASKYGFLVSYDTMQVEV; encoded by the coding sequence ATGAAGCTTACTTATTTTGGAACAGCCGCTGCTGAAGGCTGGCCAGCACTCTATTGTAATTGTGACTCTTGCAAAACAGCAAGAAAGCTAAAAGGAAAGGATATTCGTACTCGTTGTCAAGCTTTAGTAAATGACGACTTGCTATTGGATTTTCCACCAGATACTTATTTGCATGTGTTAAATTACGGATTGGATTTAGACAAGGTTACAGATATTGTAGTCACACATGCACACGAGGACCATTTATATGTTCAAGATTTAGCAAATCGTCAAATTGGTTATTGTCCTGTACGTGCACCGCATATGTTGAATTTACATGGTAATGAGCGAGTAAAAGAACTTTTTGATGATCTACATAAGCTACCGTATAACGAAAGTTTGGAAACTGTAGTACAAATGCATGTTTTGGAGGAATATAAACCATACAAAATAGCAAATTATACAGTTTACCCAATGGTGGCAGATCACAGTAATTTAGAAAAATGCTTTATTTATGTAATTGTCGATCAAGACGGAAAAAGTTTGTTGTATGCTCATGACACAGGCTATTTAAAAGAAGAAGTTTGGGAATTTTTAAAGAAATTTAAATTAGATTTAGTAAGCTTAGATTGCAATCATGGAAAATTGGAATCTGAACGAAATCATATGGGAATTGAGTGTTGTGCAAAGGTAAAACAACGTTTAATTGATGGCGGATATACCAAACCAGATACAAAATTTGTTGTACATCATTTTTCTCATAATTGTAAATTCTTAAGTCATGAAGAAATTGAACAAGCAGCAAGCAAGTATGGATTTTTAGTATCCTACGACACTATGCAAGTAGAAGTATAG
- the tnpA gene encoding IS200/IS605 family transposase: protein MKNEVKQTAHSSYRCEYHIVFAPKYRRKIIYKDLRRDVGEIFRKLCTEMKVEIIEAEACVDHIHMLVSIPPYMSISQFVGTLKSKSALMIFDRHANLKYKYGSRNFWCRGYFVDTVGKNEKKIAEYIRNQLEEDYAKDQISFKEYTDPFTGNQVK from the coding sequence ATGAAAAATGAAGTAAAACAGACAGCACATTCAAGTTATAGGTGCGAATACCATATAGTGTTTGCACCAAAATATAGAAGAAAAATAATTTATAAAGATTTGCGAAGAGATGTAGGTGAAATATTTCGAAAATTATGCACAGAAATGAAAGTGGAAATAATAGAAGCGGAGGCATGTGTAGATCACATACACATGTTAGTAAGTATTCCACCGTATATGAGTATATCACAGTTTGTAGGAACACTCAAGAGTAAGAGTGCACTGATGATATTCGATAGGCATGCAAATTTAAAATATAAATATGGATCACGAAATTTTTGGTGTAGAGGTTATTTTGTAGATACAGTAGGAAAAAATGAAAAGAAAATAGCAGAGTACATTCGAAACCAATTAGAAGAAGATTATGCAAAAGACCAAATTTCATTTAAAGAATATACGGACCCGTTTACGGGTAATCAAGTGAAATAG
- a CDS encoding GNAT family N-acetyltransferase, with amino-acid sequence MNKIKIHENYFENEQLRNSFNQLAMKTFGLDFEPWYQENAFCQKYIPFACVLDEQVVANVSVNKFQLVMNGAIKNALQFGTVMTDIEHRNQGLCKQLMKHILKKYDKEYDFMFLYANNTVLNLYPKFKFQRIQEFHYQINATAIKRVPSMIHFLDATNPIDRDLIINTCKNRKPVSTKLGVLNDDWPLIYYAFSEDWEQYYLPDDHILVLISRQEGVLHIYDIISPNEFRLDDVLKKIVNQTDEMVQLHFVPDQSNYEIIKTPFIDDDDALFIRSKHPLSSDFLFPKTSIT; translated from the coding sequence ATGAACAAAATTAAAATTCATGAAAATTATTTTGAAAATGAACAATTAAGAAACAGCTTTAATCAGTTAGCAATGAAAACATTTGGACTTGACTTTGAACCTTGGTATCAAGAAAATGCATTTTGCCAAAAATACATCCCATTCGCTTGTGTTCTGGATGAACAAGTTGTTGCTAATGTATCTGTGAATAAGTTTCAATTAGTTATGAACGGAGCTATAAAAAACGCACTGCAATTTGGTACGGTTATGACAGACATTGAACATCGTAACCAAGGCCTTTGCAAACAACTAATGAAACATATCTTGAAAAAGTATGATAAAGAATATGACTTTATGTTTTTGTATGCGAATAATACCGTTTTAAACCTTTATCCAAAATTCAAATTCCAACGCATTCAGGAATTTCATTATCAAATTAACGCCACAGCAATTAAGCGAGTTCCTTCTATGATTCATTTCTTAGATGCAACCAATCCGATTGATCGTGATCTCATCATCAATACTTGCAAAAATCGTAAACCAGTTTCAACAAAACTTGGAGTGCTCAATGATGATTGGCCTTTGATTTACTATGCATTTAGTGAGGATTGGGAGCAATATTATCTTCCAGACGACCATATTTTAGTTTTAATCAGTCGCCAAGAAGGGGTACTTCATATTTACGATATCATTTCTCCAAATGAGTTTCGATTAGATGATGTTTTAAAAAAGATAGTGAATCAAACAGATGAAATGGTTCAATTACATTTCGTTCCCGATCAAAGTAACTATGAAATTATCAAAACGCCATTCATAGATGATGACGATGCTTTATTTATACGGTCGAAACATCCATTATCCAGTGATTTTTTATTTCCTAAAACCTCAATAACATAA
- the asnS gene encoding asparagine--tRNA ligase, with translation MQRIEIKTLYSAVEAYKDKQLTVCGWVKTIRDSKSLGFIELNDGSSFKNLQVVFEDNKIDNFKDVTKYNVGSAIIVTGSLVMTPDAKQPFEIHADSIVLEGKSTPEYPLQKKRHTLEYLRTLPHLRPRTNTLSAVFRIRSVAAYAIHKFFNERGFVYAHTPLITTSDCEGAGEMFRVTTLDAKNPPLKEDGAVDFSQDFFCKPAGLTVSGQLEGEAMAMAFGKIYTFGPTFRAEQSFTARHAAEFWMIEPEIAFADLKDDMDLARDMIKFVLAYVLENCPDEMQFFNNFYDKGLIARLTDLVDSDFAEVTYTEAIEILEKHKDKFDYPVYWGADLQTEHERFLTEEIFKKPLFVTNYPKDIKSFYMRLNDDGKTVAATDLLVPGVGEIIGGSQREERLDVLEERMKEKGLNAEDYSWYLDLRRYGGTKHAGFGLGFERLIMYITGVSNIRDVLPFPRTTGSAV, from the coding sequence ATGCAAAGAATTGAGATTAAAACACTTTATTCTGCAGTTGAAGCTTACAAAGACAAACAACTAACAGTTTGTGGCTGGGTTAAAACAATCAGAGATTCAAAATCATTAGGTTTTATTGAACTAAATGACGGTAGTTCTTTTAAAAATCTACAAGTGGTGTTTGAGGATAATAAAATAGATAATTTTAAGGACGTGACGAAATATAATGTAGGCTCAGCTATTATTGTAACTGGTAGCCTTGTTATGACTCCTGATGCAAAACAACCTTTTGAAATACATGCCGATTCTATTGTTTTGGAAGGTAAATCCACACCGGAATATCCATTACAAAAGAAACGTCATACGTTAGAATATTTAAGAACACTTCCACATCTTCGCCCTCGTACAAACACATTAAGTGCTGTATTTAGAATTCGTAGCGTTGCTGCATACGCAATTCATAAGTTCTTTAATGAAAGAGGATTCGTTTATGCACATACTCCGCTAATTACAACCTCTGACTGTGAAGGCGCAGGTGAAATGTTCCGTGTTACTACTTTAGATGCAAAAAATCCACCTTTAAAAGAAGATGGTGCGGTTGACTTTTCACAAGACTTCTTTTGTAAACCAGCGGGGCTTACCGTTTCCGGTCAATTAGAAGGCGAAGCAATGGCAATGGCTTTTGGTAAAATCTATACCTTTGGCCCTACTTTCAGAGCAGAACAATCTTTTACCGCTCGCCATGCTGCTGAATTTTGGATGATTGAGCCTGAAATTGCATTTGCAGATTTAAAAGACGATATGGATTTAGCACGTGACATGATTAAATTCGTATTAGCTTATGTTTTAGAAAACTGCCCTGATGAAATGCAATTCTTCAACAATTTCTATGACAAAGGTTTAATTGCTCGTTTAACCGATTTAGTAGATTCTGACTTTGCTGAAGTTACTTATACAGAAGCTATTGAAATATTAGAAAAACACAAAGATAAATTTGATTATCCTGTTTATTGGGGTGCTGATTTGCAAACAGAACATGAACGTTTCTTAACTGAAGAAATATTCAAAAAGCCTCTATTCGTTACAAACTATCCAAAAGATATTAAGTCTTTCTATATGCGTTTAAATGATGATGGCAAAACGGTTGCTGCAACTGACTTGCTAGTACCTGGCGTTGGTGAAATCATCGGTGGCAGCCAACGTGAAGAAAGATTAGACGTATTAGAAGAGCGCATGAAAGAAAAAGGCTTAAATGCGGAAGATTACTCTTGGTATCTTGATCTTCGTCGTTACGGCGGCACAAAACATGCAGGATTTGGTTTAGGCTTTGAACGCTTAATTATGTATATAACAGGTGTTTCTAACATTCGTGATGTATTACCGTTCCCAAGAACTACAGGTTCAGCTGTTTAA
- a CDS encoding N-acetylmannosamine-6-phosphate 2-epimerase — METLEKIKSGLVVSCQALEEEPLHSSFIMGRMAYAASLGGAAGIRANSVSDITEMKKIVDLPIIGIVKQDYDDSPVRITPTAKEVESLIAIGVDIIATDATLRTRTGGASLEEFFVPLRKKYPNQIFMADCATFEECENAKRLGFDIVSTTLRGYTENTKGFAIPDYDLLKKLVKELDMPVIAEGGIWSPEQLKQAMDCGVWCAVVGTAITRPMDITKRYVAAIK; from the coding sequence ATGGAAACTTTAGAAAAAATCAAGAGCGGCTTGGTGGTATCTTGTCAAGCTTTAGAGGAAGAACCACTGCATAGTTCTTTTATCATGGGAAGAATGGCATATGCCGCTTCATTAGGTGGAGCAGCGGGTATTCGTGCAAACTCTGTAAGTGATATTACAGAAATGAAGAAAATCGTTGACTTACCAATCATCGGTATTGTAAAACAAGATTATGATGACAGTCCTGTTCGTATTACACCAACAGCAAAAGAAGTAGAAAGTCTAATAGCAATCGGCGTAGATATTATTGCAACTGATGCTACACTTCGTACTCGTACCGGTGGAGCAAGCTTAGAAGAATTTTTCGTTCCATTAAGAAAAAAATACCCAAATCAAATTTTTATGGCTGATTGTGCAACTTTTGAAGAATGCGAAAATGCGAAACGCTTAGGTTTTGATATAGTAAGCACAACATTAAGAGGTTATACAGAAAATACAAAGGGCTTTGCAATTCCTGATTATGACTTATTAAAAAAGCTTGTAAAAGAGCTTGATATGCCGGTAATTGCTGAAGGTGGTATTTGGTCACCGGAGCAATTAAAACAAGCCATGGATTGCGGAGTATGGTGTGCTGTTGTTGGAACTGCAATTACAAGACCAATGGATATTACAAAGCGTTACGTTGCAGCAATTAAGTAA
- a CDS encoding DUF4127 family protein yields MRKILLLPLDERPCNYDFTTLMVKDTDVEIVKPPKDILGKKKKPGDIDAIFQWTKDNIKDCDGAIIAIDTLIYSSILASRLHHFEVSDMIARLEQLKELKAINPKLTLFAYTLIMRNPQYSSSDEEPDYYEQVGREIHRFGVINHKLELGIATDEEKQELADINAMMPKEYLNDYLQRRIKNIEVNKRAIELTRDGVIDFLIVPQDDSSPYGLTAKDQQIIRQHIRDTNQQLNVYMYPDADAVANTLLARLINQFHNKRPLVYLKYASALGDTITPLFEDRVVNETIKYQVLAAGGLIASSVSEADIILMINTPSANPQCHEVMSDVVIPLPKMIEYDANRNLIEQVEYADYAINVLGKEVVFADIAYANGGDPALFELLRNKGLLFKLSSYAGWNTSSNTLGTCIPHGMIHAIYGDRQGHADFLALRYVEDVAYMCFVIKDVTSNVIESMGYNYFHLDGQKGEVAKIIREKLSEVTKSYIEDANHAITILDSYQPWNRMFEVGLSVKVESK; encoded by the coding sequence ATGAGAAAAATATTGTTATTACCATTAGATGAAAGGCCATGTAACTATGATTTTACTACACTAATGGTGAAAGATACGGATGTAGAAATTGTAAAACCGCCAAAAGATATTTTAGGCAAGAAAAAAAAACCGGGCGATATTGATGCAATCTTTCAATGGACCAAAGATAATATTAAAGATTGTGACGGAGCAATTATTGCAATAGATACCTTAATCTATTCAAGTATTTTAGCTTCTCGTTTGCATCACTTTGAAGTAAGTGACATGATTGCAAGACTTGAGCAGTTAAAAGAATTGAAAGCGATTAACCCAAAGCTTACTTTATTCGCATATACCCTTATTATGAGAAATCCACAATATTCATCCAGCGACGAAGAACCAGATTATTACGAGCAAGTAGGACGTGAAATTCATCGCTTTGGAGTCATTAACCATAAATTAGAGCTAGGAATAGCAACCGATGAAGAAAAACAAGAATTGGCAGATATTAACGCAATGATGCCAAAAGAATATTTAAACGATTATTTACAACGAAGAATCAAAAATATTGAGGTAAATAAACGTGCTATTGAATTAACACGTGACGGAGTAATTGATTTCTTAATAGTACCACAAGATGATTCAAGCCCATATGGGTTAACAGCAAAAGACCAACAAATTATTCGTCAACATATTCGTGATACCAATCAACAATTAAATGTATATATGTATCCTGATGCTGATGCAGTTGCAAATACGCTATTGGCAAGACTGATAAACCAATTTCACAATAAACGTCCATTGGTATATTTGAAGTATGCAAGTGCCTTGGGCGATACGATTACACCTTTATTTGAAGACCGTGTTGTAAATGAAACAATTAAATATCAAGTATTGGCAGCAGGTGGCTTAATTGCTTCAAGTGTAAGTGAAGCAGACATTATCTTGATGATTAACACTCCGAGTGCAAACCCACAATGTCATGAAGTAATGAGTGATGTGGTTATCCCATTACCGAAAATGATTGAATATGATGCAAATCGTAACTTAATTGAGCAGGTTGAATATGCAGATTACGCAATCAACGTATTAGGAAAAGAAGTGGTGTTTGCAGATATCGCATATGCAAACGGCGGCGATCCTGCGTTGTTTGAATTACTCCGCAACAAAGGACTATTATTTAAGCTTTCTAGCTATGCCGGATGGAATACATCCTCTAATACATTAGGTACTTGCATTCCTCATGGTATGATTCATGCAATTTATGGTGATAGACAAGGTCATGCAGACTTCTTAGCACTTCGTTATGTGGAAGATGTAGCATATATGTGTTTTGTAATTAAAGATGTTACTTCAAATGTAATTGAGTCTATGGGTTACAACTATTTCCATTTAGACGGACAAAAAGGTGAGGTTGCTAAAATTATTCGTGAAAAGTTGAGCGAAGTTACAAAATCTTACATTGAAGATGCAAACCATGCCATTACAATTTTAGATAGTTATCAACCTTGGAATCGTATGTTTGAAGTAGGTTTATCTGTGAAAGTGGAATCAAAGTAA